From Klebsiella electrica, the proteins below share one genomic window:
- the dagF gene encoding 2-dehydro-3-deoxy-phosphogluconate aldolase, giving the protein MKLTPNFYRDRVCLNVLAGSKDNAREIYEAAEGHVLVGVLSKNYPDVASAVADMREYAQLIDNALSVGLGAGDPNQSAMVSEISRQVQPQHVNQVFTGVGASRALLGQNQTVVNGLVSPTGTPGRVKISTGPLSSGAPDGIVPLETAIALLKDMGGSSIKYFPMGGLKHRDEFVAVAQACARHDFWLEPTGGIDLENYSEILQIALDAGVSKIIPHIYSSIIDKASGNTRPADVRQLLEMTKALVK; this is encoded by the coding sequence ATGAAACTGACCCCCAACTTTTATCGCGACCGGGTATGCCTGAACGTCCTGGCGGGCAGCAAAGACAACGCCCGTGAGATCTACGAGGCGGCGGAAGGTCACGTCCTGGTCGGCGTGCTCTCCAAAAACTATCCGGACGTGGCGAGCGCGGTGGCGGATATGCGTGAATACGCGCAGCTGATTGATAACGCACTCTCGGTAGGACTGGGAGCGGGCGATCCGAACCAGTCGGCCATGGTCAGCGAAATCTCGCGTCAGGTACAGCCGCAGCACGTTAATCAGGTGTTCACCGGCGTCGGCGCCAGCCGCGCGCTGCTCGGGCAGAACCAGACCGTGGTCAACGGCCTGGTGTCGCCGACCGGCACGCCGGGTAGGGTTAAGATCTCAACCGGCCCACTGAGCAGCGGCGCGCCGGACGGGATTGTACCGCTGGAAACCGCCATCGCCCTGCTGAAGGACATGGGCGGCAGCTCCATCAAATACTTCCCGATGGGCGGCCTGAAACACCGCGATGAGTTCGTCGCCGTGGCGCAGGCCTGCGCCCGCCATGATTTCTGGCTGGAGCCGACCGGCGGCATCGATCTGGAAAACTACAGCGAAATTTTGCAGATCGCGCTCGACGCGGGGGTCAGCAAAATTATTCCGCACATCTATAGCTCGATCATTGATAAAGCCAGCGGCAATACCCGCCCGGCGGACGTTCGCCAGCTGCTGGAGATGACTAAAGCGCTCGTCAAATAG
- a CDS encoding amidohydrolase/deacetylase family metallohydrolase: MFDLLLRRARLVDDTLTDIAIHDGKIAALGEISASARKTVDLHGNYYVSAGWIDSHVHCYPKSPIYHDQPDSVGIATGVTTVIDAGSTGADDVDDFYQLTRQATTEVYALLNISRVGLIAQNELANMAHIDADAVKQAVTRLPDFIVGLKARMSSSVVGENGITPLDRAKAIQRENGFLPLMVHIGNNPPNLDDIAGRLSAGDIITHCYNGKPNRILTPEGELRSAITRALQRGVRLDVGHGTASFSFDVARRAIAMGILPHSISSDIYCRNRIDGPVRSLALVMSKFLAIGMTLPQVIDCVTVNAAGGLRLKSKGQLAVGYDADLTLFSVQHAPTVLVDAEKESLQADKILVPLAAIRAGKGYLTEQGSAENAFDF; the protein is encoded by the coding sequence ATGTTTGATCTACTCCTGCGCCGTGCGCGCCTCGTCGACGATACCCTGACCGATATCGCCATCCACGACGGAAAAATTGCCGCGCTGGGCGAGATTAGCGCGTCAGCGCGTAAAACCGTTGATCTGCACGGCAATTATTATGTCAGCGCCGGCTGGATTGATTCCCACGTTCACTGCTACCCGAAGTCGCCAATTTATCATGACCAGCCGGACAGCGTCGGTATCGCCACCGGTGTCACCACCGTTATCGATGCCGGGAGCACCGGCGCGGACGATGTCGATGACTTTTATCAGCTGACCCGCCAGGCCACCACCGAAGTGTATGCGCTGCTCAATATCTCCCGCGTCGGGCTGATTGCCCAGAACGAGCTGGCCAATATGGCCCATATTGACGCGGATGCGGTGAAGCAGGCGGTCACACGCCTCCCGGACTTTATCGTCGGCCTGAAGGCGCGCATGAGCAGCAGCGTTGTCGGCGAGAACGGGATTACGCCGCTGGATCGAGCGAAAGCCATCCAGCGGGAAAACGGCTTTCTGCCGCTGATGGTGCATATCGGCAACAACCCGCCGAATCTCGACGACATCGCCGGGCGGCTCAGCGCAGGCGACATCATTACCCACTGCTATAACGGCAAACCGAACCGCATCCTGACGCCGGAAGGCGAGCTGCGCAGCGCGATTACCCGCGCCCTGCAGCGCGGCGTGCGGCTTGATGTCGGCCACGGTACCGCCAGCTTCAGCTTTGACGTGGCCCGACGGGCCATTGCGATGGGCATTCTGCCGCACAGCATCAGTTCCGATATTTACTGCCGCAACCGCATTGACGGCCCGGTTCGCTCGCTGGCGCTGGTGATGTCGAAGTTTCTCGCCATCGGCATGACGCTGCCGCAGGTCATTGACTGTGTCACCGTGAACGCCGCCGGTGGGCTGCGCCTGAAGAGCAAAGGGCAGCTGGCCGTGGGCTATGATGCCGATTTAACGCTGTTTAGCGTGCAGCATGCGCCGACGGTGCTGGTCGACGCGGAAAAAGAGAGCCTGCAGGCTGACAAAATTCTGGTGCCGCTTGCCGCGATTCGCGCAGGCAAGGGCTATCTGACCGAACAAGGGAGCGCGGAAAATGCCTTCGATTTTTGA
- a CDS encoding DgaE family pyridoxal phosphate-dependent ammonia lyase: MPSIFEKYHLKQVINTSGRMTALGVSTPRPEVVEAVMSGMNHYFEMKDLVNKTGEYIARLLDVEGATVVSCASAGIAQSVAAVLVKDSNWLLENLHVTPVENNEIVLPKGHNVNFGAPVGTMVALGGGKLVEAGYANECSADQLAAAITPRTAAILYIKSHHCVQKSMLSVEQAVVVARKHNLPLIVDAAAEEDLQCYYRAGADLVIYSGAKAIEGPTSGLVVGKTQYVEWVKRQSAGIGRAMKVGKEGILGLTCAIEHYLLARKESGDEMVAKMTPFLNQLNTLNGVTARVVWDSAGRDIARSEIKFDEAVTGIATGELVDALKQGEYAIYFRGYKANEGIIEADVRSVNAQQLEIVSRRIAEVLNKEKNA, encoded by the coding sequence ATGCCTTCGATTTTTGAAAAATACCATCTCAAGCAAGTCATCAATACCTCCGGTCGCATGACGGCGTTAGGCGTCTCCACCCCGCGCCCGGAAGTGGTGGAGGCGGTGATGAGCGGCATGAATCACTACTTCGAAATGAAAGACCTGGTGAACAAAACCGGGGAATACATTGCCCGGCTGCTGGATGTGGAAGGGGCGACCGTCGTCTCCTGCGCCTCGGCGGGGATTGCGCAGTCGGTGGCGGCGGTGCTGGTGAAAGACAGCAACTGGCTGCTGGAAAACCTACATGTCACGCCGGTTGAGAACAACGAAATCGTGCTGCCGAAAGGCCACAACGTCAATTTCGGCGCGCCGGTGGGTACGATGGTCGCGCTGGGCGGCGGCAAGCTGGTGGAGGCGGGCTACGCCAACGAATGTTCCGCTGACCAGCTGGCGGCAGCGATTACCCCGCGTACGGCGGCGATTCTGTATATCAAATCTCACCACTGCGTGCAGAAAAGCATGCTCAGCGTAGAGCAAGCGGTGGTTGTGGCGCGTAAACATAATCTGCCGCTGATCGTCGATGCGGCGGCAGAAGAAGACCTGCAATGCTACTACCGCGCCGGTGCTGATCTGGTGATTTACAGCGGCGCGAAAGCGATTGAAGGGCCGACCAGCGGTCTGGTGGTGGGCAAAACTCAGTACGTTGAGTGGGTGAAACGCCAGTCGGCAGGCATTGGCCGGGCGATGAAGGTGGGTAAAGAGGGGATCCTCGGCCTGACCTGCGCGATTGAACATTATTTGCTGGCGCGCAAAGAGAGCGGCGATGAGATGGTCGCCAAAATGACGCCGTTCCTTAACCAGCTGAATACGCTTAATGGCGTCACTGCCCGCGTGGTCTGGGATAGCGCCGGCCGTGATATCGCCCGTAGCGAAATCAAATTTGATGAAGCCGTGACCGGTATCGCCACCGGCGAACTGGTGGACGCGCTGAAACAGGGCGAATACGCCATCTACTTCCGCGGCTATAAGGCCAACGAAGGGATTATTGAAGCCGATGTCCGCAGCGTGAACGCGCAGCAGCTGGAGATTGTCTCTCGTCGCATCGCCGAGGTTCTGAACAAGGAGAAAAACGCATGA
- the nrdG gene encoding anaerobic ribonucleoside-triphosphate reductase-activating protein, whose product MNYHQYYPVDIVNGPGTRCTLFVSGCVHECPGCYNKSTWRLNSGLPFTTAMADRIIADLNDTRIKRQGISLSGGDPLHPQNVPEILALVRRILAECPGKDIWVWTGYKLDELNDAQREVVDLINVLVDGKFVQDLKDPALIWRGSSNQVVHRLR is encoded by the coding sequence ATGAATTATCACCAATACTACCCCGTCGATATCGTCAACGGGCCAGGGACAAGATGCACCCTGTTTGTCTCCGGCTGCGTCCACGAATGCCCCGGCTGCTATAACAAAAGCACCTGGCGACTCAACTCCGGGCTACCGTTCACAACCGCGATGGCCGACCGTATCATTGCCGATCTCAACGACACGCGAATCAAACGCCAGGGGATCTCCCTTTCCGGCGGCGATCCCCTGCATCCGCAGAACGTGCCGGAGATCCTCGCGCTGGTGCGCCGCATCCTCGCCGAATGCCCCGGGAAGGATATCTGGGTCTGGACCGGTTATAAGCTCGACGAGCTGAACGACGCGCAGCGGGAAGTGGTTGATCTGATTAACGTGCTGGTCGACGGTAAGTTCGTGCAGGATTTAAAAGATCCGGCGCTGATCTGGCGCGGCAGCAGCAATCAGGTCGTCCACCGCTTAAGATAA
- a CDS encoding BglG family transcription antiterminator: MRFPNQRLAQLFTLLQNETLPQDELAQRLSVSTRTVRADITALNALLVEYGAQFMLTRGSGYQLKIDDPLRYRTLQEHAPKPQQIPRTATDRINFLLVRFLTSAFSIKLEDLADEWFVSRATLQSDMAEVRERFQRYQLTLETRPRHGMRLFGSEVSIRACLTDLLWQQAQQGGINPLMDEEALNSDVQEQLGDVLQEILTRHHVRLTDEGERFIRMYSAVTVRRVSQGYPLAEFSAEDVAQNVRDAARDLAGVLQQLAGKALSPAEEAWLCVHLAARQVQDVDPGTISADDGEALVNYILRYINSQYNYNLLDDAQLHADLLTHVKTMITRVRYQIMIPNPLLDNIKQHYPMAWDMTLAAVTSWGKYTPYAISENEIGFLVLHIGVGLERHYNIGYQRQPRVLLVCDTSNAMVRMIEAILQRKYPQLEIAATLSQREYEQQTAVAEDFVISTVRIGEKDKPVVTIAPFPTDYQLEQIGKLVLVDRTRPWVLNKYFDAAHFQVIDAPLDRQTLFAGLCQQLQQEGFVDAGFHDSVVEREAIVSTMLGDGIALPHALGLLAQKTVVYTVIAPNGIAWGDETAHIIFLLAISKSEYEEAMAIYDIFVTFLRERAMTRLAATRSFEEFKAVAVECVSRF, encoded by the coding sequence ATGCGATTTCCCAACCAACGTTTAGCGCAACTGTTTACTTTGCTGCAAAACGAAACGCTGCCGCAGGATGAACTGGCGCAGCGGCTGTCGGTTTCTACTCGTACCGTGCGCGCCGACATTACCGCGCTTAACGCGTTGTTAGTGGAGTATGGCGCGCAATTCATGCTGACTCGCGGCAGCGGCTATCAGCTGAAAATCGACGACCCGCTGCGCTACCGGACCCTGCAGGAGCATGCGCCGAAGCCGCAGCAGATTCCGCGTACGGCGACGGATCGCATCAATTTTCTGCTGGTGCGCTTTTTAACCTCCGCGTTCTCCATCAAGCTCGAAGATCTGGCGGACGAGTGGTTTGTCAGCCGGGCGACGTTGCAAAGCGATATGGCCGAAGTGCGCGAGCGCTTTCAGCGCTATCAGCTGACGCTTGAGACCCGTCCACGGCACGGCATGAGGCTGTTTGGCAGCGAAGTGTCGATTCGCGCCTGCCTGACCGATCTGTTATGGCAACAGGCGCAGCAGGGGGGAATAAACCCGCTGATGGATGAGGAAGCGCTGAACTCGGATGTGCAGGAGCAGCTTGGCGATGTGTTGCAGGAGATCCTGACCCGCCACCATGTGCGCCTCACCGATGAAGGCGAGCGCTTTATCCGGATGTACAGCGCAGTGACGGTGCGTCGCGTCAGCCAGGGCTATCCGCTGGCGGAATTCAGCGCGGAGGATGTCGCGCAAAACGTGCGGGATGCCGCGCGCGATCTGGCCGGCGTATTGCAGCAGCTGGCGGGCAAGGCTCTCTCTCCGGCAGAAGAAGCGTGGCTGTGCGTGCATCTTGCCGCCCGTCAGGTTCAGGACGTCGATCCGGGCACTATCAGCGCCGACGATGGCGAAGCGCTGGTGAACTACATCCTGCGCTACATTAACAGCCAGTATAACTACAACCTGCTGGACGACGCCCAGCTACATGCCGATCTGCTGACCCACGTTAAAACCATGATCACCCGGGTTCGCTACCAGATAATGATCCCCAACCCTCTGCTCGATAATATTAAGCAGCACTACCCGATGGCGTGGGATATGACCCTCGCGGCGGTGACCAGTTGGGGGAAATACACGCCCTATGCCATCAGCGAAAACGAGATTGGTTTCCTGGTGTTGCATATCGGCGTCGGACTGGAACGTCATTACAACATTGGCTATCAGCGGCAGCCGCGGGTGCTGCTGGTGTGCGATACCAGCAATGCGATGGTGCGGATGATCGAAGCCATTTTGCAGCGTAAATATCCGCAGTTAGAAATCGCCGCCACCCTGTCACAGCGGGAGTATGAGCAGCAGACGGCGGTCGCTGAAGATTTTGTCATCTCGACCGTGCGGATTGGCGAAAAGGATAAGCCGGTGGTGACCATTGCGCCATTCCCGACCGATTATCAGCTGGAGCAAATCGGCAAGCTGGTGCTGGTGGACAGGACCCGTCCGTGGGTGCTGAATAAATATTTCGATGCGGCCCATTTCCAGGTTATCGATGCGCCTCTCGACCGCCAGACGCTGTTTGCCGGGTTGTGCCAGCAGCTGCAGCAGGAAGGATTTGTCGATGCCGGGTTCCATGACTCGGTGGTCGAACGCGAGGCCATCGTCAGCACCATGCTGGGCGACGGTATTGCGCTACCTCACGCCCTTGGCCTGCTGGCGCAAAAAACCGTGGTCTATACCGTCATTGCGCCAAACGGTATTGCCTGGGGCGATGAAACCGCCCATATCATCTTCCTGCTGGCGATCAGCAAAAGCGAGTATGAAGAGGCGATGGCGATCTACGATATTTTTGTCACCTTCCTGCGCGAACGCGCGATGACCCGGCTTGCCGCGACGCGCAGTTTCGAGGAGTTCAAAGCGGTGGCGGTGGAGTGCGTCAGCCGTTTTTGA
- the nrdD gene encoding anaerobic ribonucleoside-triphosphate reductase: MTPHVMKRDGCKVPFKSERIQEAILRAAKAAGVDDADYCATVAEVVSQQMQGRSQVDINEIQTAVENQLMSGPWKQLARAYIEYRHDRDIEREKRGRLNQEIRGLVEQTNSSLLNENANKDSKVIPTQRDLLAGIVAKHYARQHLLPRDVVLAHERGEIHYHDLDYSPFFPMFNCMLIDLKGMLTHGFKMGNAEIEPPKSISTATAVTAQIIAQVASHIYGGTTINRIDEVLAPFVKESCNKHRKIAEQWQIPDVEGYARSRTEKECYDAFQSLEYEVNTLHTANGQTPFVTFGFGLGTSWESRLIQQSILRNRIAGLGKNRKTAVFPKLVFAIRDGLNHKFGDANYDIKQLALECASKRMYPDILNYDQVVKVTGSFKTPMGCRSFLGVYEENGEQIHDGRNNIGVISLNLPRIALEAKGDEATFWKLLDNRLDLAYKALMTRIARLEGVKARVAPILYMEGACGVRLNADDEVSEIFKNGRASISLGYIGIHETINALSGNQHMYDSDALRAKGVAIVQRLRDAVDRWKEETGYGFSLYSTPSENLCDRFCRLDTAEFGVIEGVTDKGYYTNSFHLDVEKKVNPYDKIDFEAPYPPLANGGFICYGEYPNIQHNLRALEDVWDYSYQHVPYYGTNTPIDECYECGFTGEFECTSKGFTCPKCGNHDAARVSVTRRVCGYLGSPDARPFNAGKQEEVKRRVKHLGNGQLG, translated from the coding sequence ATGACACCGCATGTGATGAAACGTGATGGCTGTAAAGTGCCGTTCAAATCTGAGCGCATTCAAGAAGCAATTCTGCGTGCAGCTAAAGCAGCGGGAGTCGATGACGCAGACTATTGCGCCACCGTCGCAGAAGTCGTTAGCCAGCAGATGCAGGGCCGTAGCCAGGTTGATATCAACGAGATTCAGACCGCCGTTGAGAACCAGCTGATGTCAGGGCCGTGGAAACAGCTGGCCCGCGCCTATATCGAATATCGCCACGACCGCGATATCGAGCGTGAAAAACGCGGCCGCCTGAACCAGGAGATTCGCGGTCTGGTTGAACAAACCAACTCGTCCCTGCTCAACGAAAACGCCAACAAAGACAGTAAAGTCATCCCGACCCAGCGCGACCTGCTGGCCGGGATCGTCGCCAAACACTATGCCCGTCAGCATCTGCTGCCGCGCGATGTGGTGCTTGCCCACGAGCGCGGTGAGATTCACTACCACGATCTCGACTATTCGCCGTTCTTCCCGATGTTCAACTGCATGCTTATCGATCTGAAAGGTATGCTGACCCACGGGTTTAAAATGGGCAACGCGGAGATTGAACCGCCGAAATCGATCTCCACCGCCACGGCGGTGACGGCGCAGATTATCGCCCAGGTCGCCAGCCATATTTATGGCGGCACCACCATTAACCGCATCGATGAAGTGCTGGCGCCGTTCGTCAAAGAAAGCTGCAACAAGCACCGTAAAATCGCCGAACAGTGGCAGATCCCTGATGTGGAAGGCTATGCCCGCTCGCGCACCGAGAAAGAGTGCTACGACGCCTTCCAGTCGCTGGAGTACGAAGTCAATACTCTGCATACCGCCAACGGGCAGACGCCGTTCGTCACCTTTGGCTTTGGTCTCGGCACCAGCTGGGAATCCCGCCTGATTCAGCAATCGATTCTGCGTAACCGCATCGCTGGTCTTGGCAAAAACCGCAAAACCGCGGTGTTCCCGAAACTGGTGTTCGCCATTCGCGACGGCCTGAACCACAAGTTCGGCGATGCGAACTACGACATCAAGCAGCTGGCGCTGGAGTGCGCGAGCAAACGGATGTACCCGGACATCCTCAACTACGATCAGGTGGTGAAAGTCACCGGTTCGTTTAAAACGCCAATGGGCTGCCGCAGCTTCCTCGGCGTGTATGAAGAAAACGGCGAGCAGATCCACGATGGCCGCAACAATATCGGCGTGATCAGCCTGAACCTGCCGCGCATTGCGCTGGAAGCCAAAGGGGATGAAGCGACGTTCTGGAAGCTGCTGGATAACCGTCTGGATCTGGCTTACAAAGCGCTGATGACGCGCATCGCTCGCCTGGAAGGGGTGAAAGCTCGCGTGGCGCCGATCCTGTACATGGAAGGCGCCTGCGGCGTACGCCTGAATGCCGACGACGAGGTGTCAGAGATCTTCAAAAACGGTCGCGCCTCCATTTCGCTGGGCTATATCGGCATCCACGAAACCATCAACGCGCTGTCGGGTAATCAGCACATGTACGACAGCGATGCGCTGCGTGCAAAAGGCGTCGCCATCGTCCAGCGTCTGCGTGACGCCGTCGACCGCTGGAAAGAAGAGACCGGCTACGGCTTCAGCCTGTACAGCACGCCGAGCGAAAACCTCTGCGATCGTTTCTGCCGTCTTGATACCGCCGAATTTGGCGTTATTGAGGGCGTAACGGATAAGGGCTACTACACCAACAGTTTCCACCTCGATGTGGAAAAAAAGGTTAATCCGTACGACAAGATTGACTTCGAAGCGCCGTATCCGCCGCTGGCCAACGGCGGCTTCATTTGCTACGGCGAGTACCCGAATATCCAGCATAACCTGAGGGCGCTGGAAGATGTCTGGGATTACAGCTACCAGCACGTCCCCTATTACGGAACCAACACGCCGATCGACGAGTGCTATGAGTGCGGCTTTACCGGCGAGTTCGAATGTACCAGTAAAGGCTTTACCTGCCCGAAATGTGGCAACCACGATGCGGCACGGGTGTCGGTGACCCGTCGCGTGTGCGGCTATCTCGGCAGCCCGGACGCCCGTCCGTTCAACGCCGGTAAACAGGAAGAGGTGAAGCGCCGCGTCAAACATCTCGGCAACGGTCAACTCGGCTAA
- a CDS encoding lactonase family protein produces MPTARHLLVASLSLLAAAASAQTHYAWVGTYNPNGEGLYRFTVDGKTGALRDKALVSSLPNVAQLTVAHDGKTLYAASEVEKGVVQAWRIEANGELTDLNQVSSAGAGPVYLSLTPDGRHLLVANYVSGTVAVLPIKDDGSLGEAVDSHQDQGPAGAERPAAAAEGSFAISDHNGPHAHMIAADPSGKYVYSTDLGLDRIYQYRLDNGSGKLTPNDPLFIAASSAGAGPRHFVFTPKGDGLWLINEESSTLTFYHLDKQSGLLREGKTVSALPKGYKGTSFAAGLALSADGKQLYVANRLHNSIAHFSVMADGSLSHQEDIWTRGDYPRTLTLDTQGRWLYVMNQRSDNITRFSVAPRSGKLTFAPDYTPVGSPSQMVISAQP; encoded by the coding sequence ATGCCCACCGCTCGTCACCTGCTTGTTGCTTCACTTTCTCTGCTGGCCGCCGCCGCCAGCGCGCAAACGCATTATGCCTGGGTCGGCACCTATAACCCGAATGGCGAAGGGCTTTACCGCTTTACCGTCGACGGTAAAACCGGCGCGCTGCGCGATAAGGCGCTGGTCAGCTCGCTGCCGAACGTTGCCCAGCTCACCGTCGCGCATGACGGGAAAACCCTGTATGCCGCCAGCGAAGTGGAAAAAGGGGTGGTGCAGGCGTGGCGGATTGAAGCCAACGGCGAGCTGACCGATCTTAACCAGGTCTCCTCTGCGGGGGCCGGGCCGGTCTATCTGTCGCTGACGCCGGATGGTCGCCATCTGCTGGTGGCGAACTATGTCAGCGGAACGGTGGCGGTGCTGCCGATCAAAGACGACGGCAGTCTCGGTGAGGCGGTTGATAGCCATCAGGATCAGGGCCCTGCCGGCGCAGAACGGCCGGCGGCAGCCGCTGAGGGGAGCTTTGCCATCAGCGATCATAACGGTCCGCATGCCCATATGATCGCCGCCGATCCGAGCGGGAAATATGTCTATTCTACCGATCTGGGGCTGGATCGGATCTATCAGTACCGGCTGGACAACGGCAGCGGCAAGCTGACGCCGAACGATCCGCTGTTTATCGCCGCCTCTTCTGCCGGCGCCGGGCCGCGGCACTTTGTCTTTACGCCGAAAGGGGACGGCCTGTGGCTGATTAATGAAGAATCCTCGACGCTGACGTTCTATCATCTTGATAAGCAGAGCGGGCTGTTGCGCGAGGGCAAAACGGTCTCTGCGTTGCCGAAAGGGTATAAAGGCACCAGTTTCGCGGCGGGCCTGGCGCTGAGCGCAGATGGAAAACAGCTGTATGTCGCCAACCGTTTACATAACAGCATTGCGCATTTTAGCGTGATGGCCGATGGCAGCCTGAGCCATCAGGAAGATATCTGGACCCGCGGTGACTACCCCCGCACGCTGACGCTGGATACTCAGGGGCGGTGGCTGTACGTCATGAATCAGCGTAGCGATAATATTACCCGTTTTAGCGTGGCGCCACGGAGCGGCAAGCTGACCTTTGCCCCGGATTACACCCCGGTAGGCAGCCCATCACAGATGGTTATCTCCGCTCAACCGTGA